One window of Triticum dicoccoides isolate Atlit2015 ecotype Zavitan chromosome 5A, WEW_v2.0, whole genome shotgun sequence genomic DNA carries:
- the LOC119297013 gene encoding V-type proton ATPase subunit C-like, with protein MATRYLILSLPTGEEDAGASKYADSFWDELHRSLSGLHVPLYRLNVPKFRRTTLHVLDGVADSLTNLNAEVQDLCNTIHQYIMEIGSVSASKQKSTAVTIGGLSVDDYISMFLWDEKKYCLESPIKDLVSIINSEISNVKSDMKVKRAKYDDVQRKLRAVNRKQGVVSLKEIDFYGFLQPEDMVFSEHLVTLLVIVPITSQKEWLSTYEFLDPLVVPRSTKKIYEDQESALYTITLFAKAVPNFKDRAWKKHFQVSDFMFSPEAYERRKQGIQELVHDQEVTKASLLQWLYGSYSEVFSRWMHVVTMLVFSESRLRYGPHAGFLSVVLVPSMDNEGKIRNALEELTGGGKSYWNSADSEDAFALMGLVGQTDPYHYVSFSIKVV; from the exons ATGGCGACAAGGTATCTGATACTGTCCCTACCTACGGGCGAGGAGGATGCTGGTGCCTCAAAGTATGCAGACTCTTTTTGGGATGAATTGCACAGATCCCTGTCAGGCTTGCACGTACCACTCTACAGG CTCAACGTTCCAAAATTCCGAAGAACTACACTTCATGTTCTGGATGGCGTCGCAGACAGCCTTACCAAT TTAAATGCAGAAGTACAAGACCTCTGCAATACCATCCATCAGTATATCATGGAGATTGGGAGTGTCTCCGCATCAAAACAAAAGAGTACTGCAGTCACAATCGGTGGTCTCTCCGTGGATGATTATATATCAAT GTTTCTATGGGATGAGAAAAAATATTGTCTGGAGTCGCCTATCAAGGATTTAGTCTCTATCATCAATTCTGAGATTTCCAATGTGAAAAGTGATATGAAG GTAAAGAGGGCAAAGTATGATGATGTTCAAAGGAAGCTTCGTGCGGTTAACAGAAAACAAGGTGTTGTAAG CCTTAAAGAGATTGACTTTTACGGCTTCCTGCAACCAGAAGATATGGTGTTCTCTGAACATCTTGTAACACTTTTGGTGATTGTACCAATAACATCCCAGAAGGAATGGTTATCAACCTATGAGTTCCTTGATCCTTTGGTG GTACCACGATCAACTAAAAAGATTTATGAGGACCAGGAATCTGCTCTATACACAATTACACTATTTGCTAAGGCTGTTCCAAATTTCAAGGATCGTGCATGGAAGAAACATTTTCAG GTTAGCGACTTTATGTTTAGCCCCGAGGCATACGAAAGAAGAAAGCAAGGGATCCAGGAGTTAGTTCATGACCAGGAAGTTACAAAGGCCTCTCTTTTGCAGTGGCTATATGGAAGCTACAGCGAG GTTTTTTCCCGCTGGATGCATGTCGTTACTATGCTTGTCTTTTCTGAGAGTCGTCTCCGGTATGGCCCTCATGCTGGATTCCTT TCAGTGGTTCTTGTTCCATCTATGGACAATGAGGGGAAAATTAGGAACGCCTTGGAGGAATTGACTGGTGGTGGAAAGAG TTACTGGAATTCTGCAGATTCAGAAGATGCGTTTGCTCTTATGGGACTGGTTGGTCAAACCGACCCATATCACTATGTTTCATTCAGCATCAAGGTTGTCTGA